Proteins encoded in a region of the Podospora pseudopauciseta strain CBS 411.78 chromosome 6, whole genome shotgun sequence genome:
- a CDS encoding hypothetical protein (antiSMASH:Cluster_2; EggNog:ENOG503P81U): MASQTLPFVFHLLIETAAAASFIFRPEQQLPDCSAAAKLILRQYGGLLLSTNLVCLVAIFHHQPPSCGTLLAAALGTYHAWPIHRALPRLQYKVQGDSEGQGAALGGPAVHLALHSLCLAAFLAVAVFGDDKGA, from the exons ATGGCCTCCCAAACCCTTCCATTCGTCTTTCATCTTCTCATCGAGACAGCCGCAGCCGCGTCCTTCATCTTCCGGCCGGAACAACAACTGCCCGACTGCTCCGCGGCTGCGAAGCTGATTTTGCGCCAGTACGGCGGGCTTCTCCTCTCAACAAACCTCGTCTGTCTGGTCGccatcttccaccaccagccaccCTCTTGCGGCAC ACTTCTCGCTGCGGCTCTAGGCACTTATCACGCCTGGCCCATCCATCGTGCTCTCCCGCGTCTACAATACAAGGTACAAGGCGACAGCGAAGGACAAGGCGCCGCGTTGGGAGGGCCGGCTGTGCATTTGGCGTTGCACTCGCTGTGTCTTGCCGCTTTCCTCGCGGTGGCAGTCTTTGGAGACGACAAGGGGGCTTGA
- a CDS encoding hypothetical protein (EggNog:ENOG503Q4X1; antiSMASH:Cluster_2; SMCOG1024:chalcone and stilbene synthase domain protein; COG:H): MAVMAPQMGEKSETNGANGTHATPPMPGLWITGIASQYPPYLLGPEKLDEFAKRFFDVEKPGLKKLLQINKTSGIDTRASIGDYQTGFASRPEAPTLADLDKFYRRAGVDLAAQACRKALKEWGGRPCDITHTIAVTCTNQGNPGYDLLVARRLGLPHTVDRMLLHGVGCAGGLAIMRAAAQVASGAASRGKPARVLAFACELCTPNVRHDLAEAAACADPADVSIAGVLFADGAAAFVLCNDAGLLLPQDDAGDDDGGRDSGRAEPLFQLLEWDNATIPDTMQHMAFYAEGTGFRTVLTRDVPSFTKTAIGPMFRDLLPGFREKTELKSLDVADFDWALHPGGEAIIQGAQEMLDLTSEQLRATREIYRTRGNSSSPTVLAVLDLLRKMGRGKDHVVATSFGPGLAIEMSLLKRCRAGDGV; the protein is encoded by the exons ATGGCAGTGATGGCACCTCAGATGGGTGAAAAGAGTGAAACGAATGGGGCTAACGGCACTCATGCCACGCCGCCAATGCCAGGACTTTGGATCACGGGGATTGCCTCCCAATATCCTCCATATCTCCTAGGGCCAGAGAAGTTGGATGAGTTTGCGAAGAGGTTCTTTGACGTGGAGAAGCCAGG TTTGAAAAAGCTCCTCCAGATCAACAAAACAAGTGGCATCGACACGCGCGCCTCCATCGGGGACTACCAAACCGGTTTCGCCAGCCGCCCGGAGGCCCCAACCCTTGCCGATCTGGACAAATTCTACCGCCGGGCAGGCGTCGACCTCGCCGCGCAGGCATGCCGCAAGGCACTGAAAGAATGGGGCGGCCGTCCCTGCGACATCACGCACACCATCGCCGTGACCTGCACGAACCAGGGCAACCCGGGCTACGACCTTCTAGTGGCGCGCCGCCTGGGCCTGCCGCACACGGTTGACCGCATGCTGCTGCACGGCGTGGGCTGCGCCGGCGGGCTGGCCATCATGCGCGCGGCGGCCCAGGTCGCCAGCGGCGCTGCGTCCCGGGGCAAGCCGGCGCGTGTGCTGGCCTTCGCGTGTGAGTTGTGCACGCCCAACGTGCGGCACGACCTGGCCGAGGCCGCGGCTTGCGCAGACCCGGCCGACGTGAGCATCGCGGGCGTGTTGTTTGCTGATGGCGCCGCCGCGTTTGTGCTTTGCAACGACGCCGGGCTGCTGTTACCGCAGGACGACGCcggtgacgacgacggcggcagGGACTCGGGTCGGGCTGAGCCTCTATTCCAGCTGCTCGAGTGGGACAACGCGACTATCCCGGACACGATGCAGCACATGGCCTTCTACGCCGAAGGCACCGGGTTCCGTACTGTGTTGACCCGTGATGTGCCCTCATTTACCAAGACGGCCATCGGGCCCATGTTCAGGGACCTGCTGCCGGGGTTTCGGGAGAAGACGGAGCTGAAGAGTCTCGATGTGGCCGACTTCGACTGGGCTCTGCACCCGGGCGGAGAGGCCATCATCCAAGGGGCGCAGGAGATGCTGGATTTGACCAGCGAACAGCTGCGGGCTACTCGGGAGATATACAGGACGCGGGGCAACTCATCCAGTCCAACTGTATTGGCAGTGCTGGACCTGCTGCGGAAGATGGGCCGCGGCAAGGATCATGTTGTTGCGACATCATTTGGCCCTGGCTTGGCTATTGAAATGTCTTTACTCAAACGGTGCCGGGCGGGCGACGGTGTTTGA
- a CDS encoding hypothetical protein (antiSMASH:Cluster_2), with protein sequence MLRLSVECDGIDEARIPSVRKSQHIITSGRLAVSVLSGTAEQATIRQSRCRIGDPTYRSVGCGLRFADSRRVSAACCVRTMKRSFDADGLTEVYGGLPGAPR encoded by the exons ATGCTGAGACTGTCTGTGGAGTGCGATGGAATTGACGAGGCGC GAATCCCGTCCGTCCGGAAGAGCCAGCACATCATCACGTCCGGCAGACTGGCTGTTTCGGTGCTGAGTGGAACAGCCGAACAGGCAACAATCCGACAAAGTCGGTGTCGTATCGGTGATCCGACTTATCGGTCTGTTGGCTGCGGGTTGCGGTTTGCGGATTCCCGACGCGTGTCTGCGGCGTGCTGCGTCAGAACCATGAAGCGTTCTTTCGACGCCGATGGGCTTACCGAAGTCTACGGAGGATTGCCGGGTGCACCAAGATGA
- a CDS encoding hypothetical protein (antiSMASH:Cluster_2) — protein sequence MAPVESTEKRSLIVASVVSGCLLWSVPLIRLPNPARPDVTLARGIFILVHPAILRRLRQQTDKSDHRYDTDFVGLLPVRLFHSAPKQPVCRT from the exons ATGGCTCCTGTGGAAAGCACCGAGAAGCGAAG CCTTATAGTGGCATCCGTCGTCTCGGGATGTCTCCTTTGGTCTGTTCCCCTAATCCGGCTTCCGAACCCAGCGAGGCCGGATGTCACGCTTGCACGTGGCATATTCATCTTGGTGCACCCGGCAATCCTCCGTAGACTTCG CCAACAGACCGATAAGTCGGATCACCGATACGACACCGACTTTGTCGGATTGTTGCCTGTTCGGCTGTTCCACTCAGCACCGAAACAGCCAGTCTGCCGGACGTGA
- a CDS encoding hypothetical protein (antiSMASH:Cluster_2) produces MSPSLLRGHPMPFVCLSTETTAAAAPAGPVATAEGVTRVGGSRTCRPTPNGKRVPSPTSGSGSRPVTMDSVGIVPKIVRPDPS; encoded by the coding sequence ATGTCACCTTCGTTGCTCCGCGGCCATCCAATGCCGTTTGTGTGCTTGTCAACTGAGACTACCGCAGCGGCGGCACCGGCTGGACCTGTTGCAACTGCGGAGGGCGTAACACGAGTGGGTGGTTCAAGAACATGTCGCCCAACCCCAAATGGGAAAAGAGTACCATCACCAACGAGTGGGAGTGGATCGAGGCCTGTGACCATGGATTCTGTCGGAATTGTGCCAAAAATCGTACGTCCTGATCCTTCTTGA
- a CDS encoding hypothetical protein (EggNog:ENOG503PCNJ; COG:S; antiSMASH:Cluster_2), which produces MTLPHTEGDDGSPEGPLPAPPTPLVPLGNNIFLFEPSVPSAAHDKISGSGSASGCPPPSLIILCTWLGGATTPRVAKYVEGYRKAFPDATLVLVRTVFADISARSFAAVRSRLRPARDAIIKALQPPPTTTRTTESGTTNPVIPQALLHIFSHGGCNTAIQLALSISEVAGTLLCDHLRQVVFDCCPGDTSFAKAFNAAILSLPATSSAPIRALGTAAVFAAVATVTALQKAGFMSSVNDMRRELNKPTLFGTAARRLYLFSRADRMVGPADVQSHAQLAREAGCEVGLVLFREAPHCALVTEDATKYWRAIQGCWMGESLPQLNGESKL; this is translated from the coding sequence ATGACACTCCCGCACACGGAGGGCGACGACGGCAGCCCAGAGGGACCACTGCCAGCACCTCCAACTCCGTTGGTGCCTCTGGGCAACAACATTTTCCTGTTTGAACCCAGTGTCCCGTCAGCGGCACACGACAAGATCAGTGGCAGTGGCAGCGCCAGCGGATGCCCGCCGCCGTCCCTGATCATTCTCTGCACGTGGCTTGGGGGCGCGACCACGCCACGGGTCGCCAAATACGTCGAGGGCTACCGGAAAGCATTTCCCGATGCAACCCTTGTCTTGGTCCGTACAGTCTTTGCCGATATCTCGGCTCGCTCGTTTGCGGCCGTCCGTTCTCGGCTGCGGCCAGCCCGAGACGCCATCATCAAAGCGTtgcagccgccgccgacgacAACTCGGACTACCGAGTCCGGCACCACCAATCCTGTCATTCCTCAGGCCCTGCTCCACATCTTTTCCCACGGCGGCTGCAATACGGCCATACAACTGGCCCTGTCCATATCCGAGGTGGCCGGCACGCTTCTGTGCGACCACCTGCGCCAGGTTGTCTTCGACTGCTGCCCGGGCGACACTTCATTCGCCAAGGCCTTCAATGCGGCGATTTTGTCACTGCCCGCTACCAGCTCGGCCCCCATCCGAGCGCTCGGCACGGCTGCCGTATTCGCGGCTGTGGCCACCGTCACGGCGCTGCAAAAGGCCGGCTTCATGTCCTCAGTCAACGATATGCGGCGTGAGCTGAACAAGCCAACCCTGTTCGGCACCGCCGCCCGTCGGCTCTATCTCTTCTCCCGTGCTGACCGCATGGTGGGACCCGCTGACGTTCAATCCCATGCCCAGCTCGCGCGAGAAGCTGGATGTGAGGTTGGGCTTGTGCTCTTCCGAGAGGCACCCCACTGTGCACTCGTCACCGAGGACGCTACCAAATATTGGCGTGCCATCCAAGGCTGCTGGATGGGGGAGTCTCTGCCGCAACTAAATGGCGAGTCAAAGCTATGA
- a CDS encoding hypothetical protein (antiSMASH:Cluster_2; SMCOG1005:Drug resistance transporter; SMCOG1005: EmrB/QacA; COG:U; EggNog:ENOG503NW5M): MASVDINVNEPDRANTRRGPGLHFWLAFWAIALTNLAAALDATSLSVALPVRSDLSPTSRNDVNTGLTQHGQAISAAIGGDGNTQTEAFWAGTSYLLACTVVLLLWVSLSDVFGRRPVLMLALVIFAAGSVVCAVSQNFTVMIAGRTVQGLGGGGVLGLTTVLVTDLAPLRERARLYALISSIWAVGSTTGPIIGGACAEAGQWRWIFWLNLPVVGLGLIGIGFFLKLTRPSGDTTARLRNLDYFGSTLFIASVTAFLVSVTLGGSQFPWSSWHTLVPLCLGAAGMAGVAVFECYGTSTPFIPVYIFRNYSTTAVYAGSFVHGLILYSLVYYMPEYFQAVLGYSPLIAGVAALAQTATVVPCAIFVGVVVSKTGRYRWAVWTGWVLATLGCGLLILLGADTSIPAWIFLTAVSGLGMGILFPSITLALQASVPPADVATAATLVLFFRSFGQAVGVAIGGSILENHMQVELQQPEIASLLPPAIANIGAVALASMMKNMPSGSPLVMALRGALVRTFQVIWATMCGLAGVTMLSQFTIKEYSMDQEHITDHRFQQEKQESGQEILRLGSNRKDGE; the protein is encoded by the exons ATGGCCAGCGTCGACATCAACGTGAATGAGCCCGACAGGGCCAACACTCGGCGTGGGCCGGGGCTCCATTTCTGGCTTGCCTTCTGGGCCATAGCCCTGACCAATCTCGCCGCAGCCTTGGACGCCACGTCCCTATCTGTCGCCCTGCCGGTGCGTTCCGACCTCTCCCCCACAAGTAGAAACGATGTGAACACCGGGCTAACACAACATGGACAGGCAATATCCGCGGCCATCGGCGGCGATGGCAACACACAGACTGAGGCCTTCTGGGCCGGGACATCCTACCTACTCGCCTGCACCGTCGTGTTGCTCCTCTGGGTATCCCTGAGCGACGTCTTTGGCCGCCGTCCCGTTCTGATGCTGGCGTTGGTCATCTTTGCCGCCGGCTCCGTGGTTTGTGCCGTCTCCCAAAACTTTACTGTCATGATCGCCGGCCGGACCGTTCAGGggctcggcggcggcggagtgCTTGGTCTCACCACCGTGTTGGTGACCGATCTGGCGCCTCTTAGGGAGCGCGCTCGTCTTTATGCCTTGATCAGCTCCATCTGGGCCGTGGGCAGCACTACCGGACCCATTATTGGTGGTGCTTGTGCTGAAGCAGGCCAGTGGCGATGGATATTCTG GCTCAACCTTCCCGTCGTCGGACTCGGCTTGATTGGCATTGGCTTCTTCCTGAAGCTTACCCGGCCGAGCGGTGACACCACGGCCAGGCTGCGGAACTTGGACTACTTCGGCTCGACCCTCTTCATCGCCTCCGTCACGGCTTTCCTTGTATCGGTGACTCTGGGGGGTTCGCAGTTTCCCTGGAGCAGCTGGCACACGCTCGTCCCCCTGTGTCTTGGTGCTGCGGGCATGGCGGGTGTTGCTGTGTTCGAGTGCTACGGCACGTCCACGCCCTTCATCCCCGTCTACATATTCCGGAACTACTCAACAACGGCAGTATACGCCGGCAGCTTCGTTCACGGGCTCATCCTCTACTCTCTCGTGTACTACATGCCCGAGTATTTCCAAGCCGTCCTGGGCTACAGCCCGCTGATTGCAGGCGTCGCCGCTCTCGCCCAGACCGCAACGGTAGTTCCATGCGCCATCTTCGTCGGCGTGGTCGTGTCCAAGACCGGCCGCTACCGCTGGGCTGTCTGGACCGGTTGGGTGCTGGCAACCTTGGGCTGCGGGCTCCTGATACTCTTGGGCGCCGACACCAGCATCCCGGCGTGGATCTTCCTCACTGCCGTGTCCGGGCTGGGCATGGGGATCCTATTCCCGTCCATCACGCTCGCGCTACAAGCCTCGGTCCCGCCCGCAGACGTGGCCACGGCCGCAACGCTGGTTCTCTTCTTCCGCTCGTTTGGACAAGCGGTCGGCGTGGCCATCGGTGGATCGATTCTAGAAAATCACATGCAGGTGGAACTCCAGCAACCAGAAATCGCctcgctgctgccaccagcCATTGCAAATATTGGAGCCGTAGCGCTGGCATCCATGATGAAGAACATGCCCTCGGGGTCcccgttggtgatggcgttgAGAGGCGCCCTTGTCCGAACTTTCCAAGTTATCTGGGCGACCATGTGCGGTCTGGCAGGCGTGACCATGTTGTCACAGTTTACCATCAAGGAATACAGTATGGATCAGGAACACATCACTGACCACCGTTTCCAGCAAGAAAAGCAAGAGTCTGGCCAAGAGATTTTGAGACTGGGTTCAAACCGAAAGGACGGAGAATGA
- a CDS encoding hypothetical protein (antiSMASH:Cluster_2; SMCOG1034:cytochrome P450; COG:Q; EggNog:ENOG503NWBF) yields the protein MNRNDIEMPYPIYYYVAILSIAALFTRSLYVRISLFQRKRRFARKHGCAPVTRVRAWDPLLGLDHFVRLGKAAAQRQYLEYWRKNMFGRYGNTFEINLMGQRLLFTNEPRNIQAVLVTQFPDFDIGQRRRDNSAQLLGVGVFNADGPTWEHARATLRPNLTRAQVADLQLFEKHVGVWMAALPKDGQAVDMQEWAFRFTLDVGTEFLFGTSSGVLDPQATALGRRFAWAFNLGVDGVAQKIRLGSLAPLYYNADYGKACKMVHEYVDPIVLAAIEATQKTGSEQHSNVGDEKRYTFLGALASEGISPKKIRDHVLNILIAARDTSACLMSAAFFELARQPAIQAKLRAEVDRQLEGRLPRYDDLKDMTYLNWFIKEALRLYPPIPMNIRVANKDTILPVGGGPDGSAPIFVPAGQEVVYQIFSTHRRRDLWGEDADQFRPERWETIRPHFQYLPFNGGPRICPGQQFALLETSFVLVRFLQEYSRLEAPATSQQPWTENYTLTCSVGQGSWVKLTKRGGEKGSEVSA from the exons ATGAACCGAAACGACATCGAGATGCCATACCCAATCTACTACTACGTTGCCATTCTTTCCATAGCTGCTCTCTTCACCCGCTCTCTCTATGTACGAATTAGTCTCTTCCAGCGCAAGCGGCGCTTTGCCCGCAAGCATGGCTGCGCGCCTGTGACGCGAGTGCGGGCGTGGGATCCCCTGCTTGGTCTCGACCATTTCGTCCGCCTAGGGAAGGCCGCCGCGCAGCGCCAGTACCTGGAATACTGGCGGAAGAACATGTTCGGGAGGTACGGCAACACGTTCGAGATCAACCTCATGGGCCAGCGCCTGCTCTTCACCAACGAGCCGCGCAACATCCaggcggtgctggtgacGCAGTTCCCTGACTTTGACATCGGCCAGCGGCGGCGCGACAACTCGGCCCAGCTGTTGGGCGTGGGCGTCTTCAACGCCGACGGTCCCACGTGGGAGCACGCTCGCGCTACCCTGCGTCCAAACCTCACGCGGGCTCAGGTGGCCGACTTGCAGCTCTTTGAGAAGCATGTCGGCGTATGGATGGCGGCCCTGCCCAAGGATGGCCAGGCGGTGGATATGCAGGAATGGGCTTTCCGATTT ACTTTGGACGTGGGAACCGAATTCCTGTTCGGCACATCTTCCGGCGTACTTGATCCCCAAGCCACGGCGTTGGGCCGCCGCTTTGCCTGGGCCTTTAACCTCGGGGTGGACGGAGTGGCGCAGAAAATCCGCCTCGGAAGCCTGGCACCGCTCTACTACAATGCCGACTACGGAAAGGCCTGCAAGATGGTGCACGAATACGTCGACCCCATCGTGCTTGCAGCGATCGAAGCAACCCAGAAGACCGGGTCTGAACAACACAGCAACGTCGGAGACGAAAAGCGGTACACCTTCCTTGGCGCTCTCGCCAGCGAGGGTATCAGCCCGAAGAAGATACGTGACCATGTATTGAACATAC TCATTGCTGCGCGCGATACATCGGCCTGTCTTATGAGTGCCGCCTTCTTCGAGCTCGCAAGACAGCCCGCCATCCAAGCCAAGCTCCGAGCCGAGGTCGACAGACAGCTCGAAGGACGGCTCCCCCGCTACGACGACCTCAAAGACATGACCTACCTTAACTGGTTCATTAAGGAGGCCCTGCGCCTGtaccccccaatccccatgAACATCCGCGTAGCGAACAAAGACACGATCCTCCCCGTGGGCGGCGGTCCCGACGGCTCGGCGCCCATCTTCGTCCCCGCGGGCCAGGAGGTCGTGTACCAAATCTTCTCGACACACCGGCGGAGGGATCTTTGGGGCGAGGACGCCGACCAGTTCCGCCCGGAGCGGTGGGAGACGATCCGCCCGCACTTCCAGTACCTGCCCTTCAACGGGGGTCCCCGCATATGCCCTGGCCAGCAGTTTGCGCTGCTGGAAACGAGCTTTGTCCTCGTGCGGTTCCTGCAGGAGTACTCGCGGCTCGAGGCGCCCGCAACCTCGCAGCAGCCCTGGACCGAGAATTACACCTTGACCTGTTCAGTGGGACAGGGTTCGTGGGTGAAGCTGACGAAGAGGGGGGGTGAAAAGGGGTCAGAAGTCTCGGCTTAA